A region of Pseudomonas marginalis DNA encodes the following proteins:
- a CDS encoding MarR family winged helix-turn-helix transcriptional regulator: MLASQCLCTNLRRAARGVSRHYDGALDGFGINVAQYSLLCNLQRLDQPSISSLADAMGLDRSTLGRNLRVLEGEGLVRMVEGDDLRNRLVLLTAAGEERLAAALPAWEAAQQKLIDQLGAEKRETLLALLDELA; encoded by the coding sequence ATGCTTGCCTCCCAATGTTTATGCACCAACCTGCGACGTGCCGCCCGTGGCGTCAGCAGGCACTACGACGGCGCCCTCGACGGCTTCGGGATCAACGTCGCCCAGTATTCCTTGCTGTGCAACCTGCAGCGCCTCGATCAACCGAGCATTTCCAGCCTGGCCGACGCCATGGGCCTGGATCGCAGCACCTTGGGGCGCAACCTGCGGGTGTTGGAAGGTGAGGGCCTGGTGCGGATGGTGGAGGGCGATGACCTGCGCAACCGCCTGGTGCTGTTGACCGCCGCCGGTGAAGAGCGCCTGGCGGCAGCGTTACCCGCCTGGGAGGCAGCGCAACAGAAATTGATCGATCAACTCGGCGCGGAAAAACGCGAAACCCTGTTGGCCTTGCTGGATGAACTCGCCTGA
- a CDS encoding MFS transporter, with protein sequence MWRTSGWILVGSALILALSLGVRHGFGLFLAPMSSEFGWGRETFAFAIALQNLIWGLAQPFTGALADRFGATRAVFVGGVLYAAGLVLMGLSDSAWSLSLSAGLLIGIGLSGTSFSVILGVVGRAVAPEKRSMAMGIASAAGSFGQFAMVPGTLGLISWLGWSAALLALGLMVALILPLVSMLKDRPLPVMAGQQTLGEALKEACSHSGFWLLAFGFFVCGFQVVFIGVHLPAYLVDQHLPATVGTTVLALIGLFNIFGTYTAGWLGGRMSKPRLLTGLYLLRAVVIILFLWAPVTEVTAYLFGMAMGFLWLSTVPLTNGTVATLFGVRNLSMLGGIVFLFHQLGSFLGGWLGGVVYDRTGNYDLIWQVAILLSVLAAALNWPVRERPVARLQAQMETA encoded by the coding sequence ATGTGGCGCACCAGTGGTTGGATCCTTGTAGGGAGTGCGCTGATCCTGGCGTTGTCCTTGGGCGTGCGGCACGGGTTCGGCCTGTTCCTGGCGCCGATGAGCAGCGAATTCGGCTGGGGCCGTGAGACCTTTGCCTTTGCCATCGCCTTGCAGAACCTGATCTGGGGCCTGGCGCAGCCCTTTACCGGTGCCCTGGCCGACCGGTTCGGCGCCACCAGGGCGGTGTTTGTCGGCGGGGTGTTATACGCCGCGGGCCTGGTGTTGATGGGCCTGTCGGATTCGGCGTGGTCATTGTCCTTGAGTGCCGGCCTGCTGATCGGGATTGGCCTGTCGGGTACATCGTTCTCGGTGATTCTGGGCGTGGTCGGCCGCGCCGTGGCGCCGGAAAAGCGCAGCATGGCCATGGGCATTGCCAGTGCCGCCGGTTCGTTTGGCCAGTTCGCCATGGTGCCGGGCACCTTGGGCTTGATCAGTTGGCTGGGCTGGTCGGCCGCGTTGCTGGCGCTGGGCCTGATGGTGGCGCTGATCCTGCCGCTGGTGAGCATGCTCAAGGATCGCCCGCTGCCGGTCATGGCCGGCCAGCAGACCCTGGGTGAAGCCTTGAAGGAAGCCTGCTCCCACTCCGGGTTCTGGCTGCTGGCCTTCGGCTTTTTCGTCTGCGGTTTCCAGGTGGTGTTTATTGGTGTGCACCTGCCGGCCTACCTGGTGGACCAGCACTTGCCGGCCACGGTCGGCACCACGGTGTTGGCGTTGATTGGGTTGTTCAATATCTTCGGCACCTATACCGCCGGCTGGCTTGGCGGGCGCATGTCCAAGCCGCGCCTGTTGACCGGGTTGTACCTGCTGCGCGCGGTGGTGATCATCCTGTTCCTGTGGGCACCGGTGACCGAAGTCACGGCCTACCTGTTCGGCATGGCCATGGGCTTTTTGTGGCTGTCCACGGTACCGCTGACCAACGGCACGGTCGCCACATTGTTCGGGGTGCGAAACCTGTCCATGCTCGGTGGGATCGTGTTCCTTTTCCACCAGCTCGGCTCGTTCCTTGGCGGTTGGTTGGGCGGAGTGGTCTATGATCGAACCGGTAACTACGATTTGATCTGGCAAGTGGCAATCCTGTTGAGCGTGCTCGCCGCAGCCCTTAACTGGCCGGTGCGTGAGCGGCCGGTGGCGCGATTGCAGGCGCAGATGGAGACGGCATGA
- the cobT gene encoding nicotinate-nucleotide--dimethylbenzimidazole phosphoribosyltransferase: MTDTWWLNPCKAIDASAYEQALARQQQLTKPAGSLGQLEALAVQLAGLQGQVKPSVDRLWIAIFAGDHGVVAEGVSAFPQEVTGQMLHNFVTGGAAISVLARQLDAQLEVVDLGTVTPSLSLHGVRHLNIGAGTANFVKGPAMTGAQGRLALQAGRDSVLRARESGAQLFVGGEMGIGNTTAASALACALLDCQVTELTGPGTGLNAQGVSHKVAVIERALAVHAAQRGDALHTLCNLGGFEIAALVGAYLACAQEGIVVLVDGFICTVAALVATRLNPACREWLLFGHRGAEPGHRHVLQSLDAQPLLELGLRLGEGSGAALAVPLLRLACALHGQMATFAEAAVADRPA; encoded by the coding sequence ATGACTGACACCTGGTGGCTCAACCCTTGTAAGGCCATTGACGCCTCGGCGTACGAACAAGCCCTGGCGCGCCAGCAGCAATTGACCAAGCCGGCCGGTTCCCTGGGCCAGCTGGAAGCGCTGGCGGTGCAATTGGCCGGCTTGCAGGGCCAGGTCAAACCGTCGGTGGACCGGCTGTGGATCGCCATCTTTGCCGGTGACCACGGCGTGGTTGCCGAAGGTGTATCGGCGTTTCCCCAGGAAGTGACCGGGCAAATGCTGCATAACTTTGTCACCGGTGGCGCGGCCATCAGTGTATTGGCGCGGCAACTGGATGCGCAGTTGGAAGTGGTCGACCTCGGTACGGTGACCCCTTCGCTGAGCCTGCATGGCGTGCGTCACCTGAATATTGGCGCGGGCACCGCCAATTTCGTCAAGGGCCCGGCAATGACCGGCGCCCAGGGCCGATTGGCATTGCAGGCGGGTCGCGACAGTGTGCTGCGCGCCCGTGAAAGCGGTGCGCAGTTGTTTGTTGGCGGCGAGATGGGCATTGGCAACACCACCGCCGCCAGTGCGCTGGCCTGCGCCTTGCTCGATTGCCAGGTGACCGAGCTGACAGGCCCGGGCACCGGATTGAATGCCCAAGGCGTCAGTCACAAGGTGGCGGTGATCGAACGCGCGCTGGCCGTGCATGCGGCGCAGCGTGGGGATGCGCTGCACACCCTGTGCAATCTCGGTGGCTTTGAAATCGCTGCCCTGGTGGGCGCTTATCTGGCCTGCGCCCAGGAAGGCATCGTGGTGCTGGTGGATGGGTTTATCTGCACCGTCGCGGCACTGGTCGCCACACGCTTGAACCCGGCGTGCCGCGAATGGCTGCTGTTCGGCCACCGCGGCGCCGAGCCTGGCCATCGCCATGTCTTGCAGAGCCTCGATGCACAACCGTTGCTGGAACTCGGCCTGCGCCTGGGCGAGGGCAGTGGCGCGGCGTTGGCGGTGCCATTGCTGCGCCTGGCCTGTGCGCTGCACGGGCAGATGGCGACGTTTGCCGAAGCGGCCGTGGCAGACCGTCCGGCATGA
- the cobC gene encoding alpha-ribazole phosphatase family protein — protein sequence MTLHLDLLRHGETELGGGLRGSLDDALTAKGWEQMRAAVVAQGPWDRLISSPLQRCARFADELGARLNVPVSLEKDLQELHFGAWEGQSAAALMETDAEGLGRFWADPYSFTPPQGEPVSAFSLRVLGAVLRLHKAYAGERVLLISHGGVMRLLLAQARGLPREQLLNVEVAHGGLFNLRVGADGVLKEGV from the coding sequence ATGACCTTGCACCTGGACCTGTTGCGCCATGGCGAAACCGAACTGGGGGGTGGCCTGCGCGGCAGCCTGGACGATGCATTGACCGCCAAGGGCTGGGAACAGATGCGCGCCGCTGTGGTGGCACAGGGGCCCTGGGATCGGCTGATCAGCTCGCCGCTGCAACGCTGCGCGCGGTTCGCGGATGAACTGGGCGCGCGGCTGAATGTGCCGGTGAGTCTGGAAAAGGACCTGCAGGAACTGCACTTCGGTGCCTGGGAAGGGCAAAGTGCGGCAGCGCTGATGGAGACCGACGCCGAAGGCCTGGGCCGGTTTTGGGCCGATCCCTATAGCTTCACGCCGCCCCAGGGCGAACCGGTCAGCGCGTTTTCCCTGCGGGTTTTGGGCGCCGTCCTGCGCCTGCATAAGGCATATGCCGGTGAGCGTGTGCTGTTGATCAGCCACGGTGGGGTGATGCGTTTGCTGTTGGCCCAGGCTCGGGGGCTGCCCCGTGAGCAGTTGCTGAATGTCGAAGTCGCTCATGGCGGGTTGTTCAACCTGCGGGTCGGCGCCGATGGCGTGTTGAAGGAAGGAGTCTGA
- the cobU gene encoding bifunctional adenosylcobinamide kinase/adenosylcobinamide-phosphate guanylyltransferase → MLQLILGGARSGKSRLAEKLAGDSALPVIYIATSQPLDGEMNARVALHRERRPDHWGLIEEPVELARVLRENAAPGRCLLVDCLTLWLTNLLMLEDAQRLAFERDQLLESLAVLPGEIIFVSNETGLGVVPLGELTRRYVDEAGWLHQALAERCQRVVLTVAGLPLTLKGTAL, encoded by the coding sequence ATGCTTCAACTGATTTTAGGTGGCGCCCGCTCCGGCAAAAGCCGCCTCGCTGAAAAACTCGCCGGCGACAGCGCTTTGCCCGTGATCTATATCGCCACCAGCCAACCGCTTGACGGCGAGATGAATGCCCGCGTTGCCTTGCATCGCGAGCGTCGCCCTGATCACTGGGGTTTGATCGAAGAACCTGTCGAGCTGGCGCGTGTGCTACGCGAAAACGCTGCGCCCGGTCGTTGCCTGTTGGTGGATTGCCTGACCCTGTGGCTGACCAATCTGCTGATGCTCGAAGACGCGCAGCGCCTGGCGTTCGAGCGCGATCAATTGCTGGAAAGCCTGGCCGTGCTGCCGGGTGAAATTATTTTTGTCAGCAACGAGACCGGTCTGGGTGTCGTGCCGCTGGGCGAATTGACTCGCCGCTATGTGGATGAAGCCGGTTGGCTGCATCAAGCCTTGGCCGAGCGCTGTCAGCGTGTTGTCCTGACGGTTGCCGGCCTGCCCCTGACGTTGAAAGGTACTGCGTTATGA
- a CDS encoding adenosylcobinamide-GDP ribazoletransferase gives MLPFWIAVQFLSSLPIRLPGMPQPQELGRSLLFYPVVGLLFGVLLWGLNTLLIGSPLLLHAALLLTAWVLLSGGLHLDGLADSADAWLGGFGDRERTLSIMKDPRSGPIAVVTLGLVLLLKFTALVALIEQRNGVALILAPLIGRASMLGLFLTTRYVRAGGLGQALSDHLPRVVGQQVLILSGLACILIGGFSGGLAVLLAAVCFIGLRQLMVNRLGGTTGDTAGALLELLEVAVLVGLAL, from the coding sequence ATGCTGCCGTTCTGGATCGCCGTGCAGTTCCTGAGCAGTTTGCCGATTCGCCTGCCGGGTATGCCGCAACCGCAGGAACTGGGGCGCTCGTTGCTGTTTTATCCTGTAGTCGGGTTGCTGTTCGGCGTGCTGCTGTGGGGGCTCAATACGCTGTTGATCGGATCACCGCTGTTGTTGCACGCCGCGCTGCTGCTGACGGCCTGGGTGTTGCTCAGTGGCGGCTTGCACCTCGACGGCCTGGCGGACAGCGCCGATGCCTGGCTGGGTGGCTTCGGCGACCGCGAGCGCACCCTCAGCATCATGAAAGACCCGCGCAGCGGGCCGATTGCGGTGGTCACCCTGGGCCTGGTGTTGCTGCTCAAGTTCACCGCGCTGGTGGCTTTGATCGAACAGCGCAACGGTGTGGCGTTGATTCTCGCGCCGTTGATCGGCCGCGCGTCGATGCTGGGGTTGTTTCTCACCACGCGCTATGTGCGAGCGGGTGGGTTGGGCCAGGCGTTGTCGGATCATTTACCGCGCGTCGTCGGGCAACAGGTGCTGATCCTCAGTGGCCTGGCCTGCATCCTGATCGGTGGTTTCAGCGGGGGGCTCGCCGTGCTGCTCGCGGCCGTGTGTTTTATCGGCCTGCGCCAACTGATGGTCAATCGCCTCGGCGGCACCACCGGCGATACCGCTGGCGCGCTGCTGGAGCTGCTGGAAGTGGCTGTTCTGGTCGGTTTGGCGTTGTAA